DNA sequence from the Parasphingorhabdus cellanae genome:
GGCCGGTTTCAATCTGCCCGAAGGACGAACCTTCTTCATGGTTCCGGAAACCGGTTTTGGCCCGGACTTTCCTTTCTCTGGTGAAAAACTGACCGTCATCATGGCGCTTTACCGTGCTGCTGATATCAACGAGGCAATTGAACTCACCAACAATATTCAGGCCTATCAGGGGCAGGGGCATAGCTGTGGTCTCTACTCGCGGTCAGACGAGAATATCATGAAGCTCGCCAACGCGACCCGCACATCCCGCGTGATGGTCAATCAACCACAATCCGCGTCCAACAGCGGAAACCTCTGGAATGGCATGCGTCAAACCTTCTCGCTCGGCTGCGGCAGCTGGGGCGGAAACGGCACCAATAACAACATTACCTGGCGCGATCTGATCAATGAAACCTGGGTTTCCAAGCCACTTGCGGTATCCAAGGAACTGCCTTCCGACGAAGATTTGTTCGGCGACGTAATGCAAAAACTGGCATAGCGCCATAGTTGCCGATAGGAGGTGCCTTTCTAACAAGAAAGGGAACAGTCCTACCATGATGCGCTTCTTATTCATCTTGATCGCGAGCTTTGGTCTCGCCCTACAGCCTGCTGTTGCGGAAAAACGGATTGCGATCAGTTTTGATGATATTCCCCGGCATGCCGGGGGGTTCTTCACGTCGGACGAGCGGGCGATAAAGCTTATTGCTGCATTGGCCGAAGCGGGTGTTGAGCAGGCGGGATTCTTCGTGACCACCGGCAATCTCGACAAGCCGGATCGGAAGGGAGGAGAGGAACGGATTCGCGCCTATGTCGCGGCGGGGCACGTGATTGCGAACCATACCCATACCCATCCCTGGCTATGGAAGACTGATATAGCGGATTATGTCGCCGAGATTGATCAGGCCGAAAAATGGCTGAAGGGCCGGGATGGCTATCGACCCTGGTTCCGCTTTCCCTATCTCGATGAAGGCCGCCGCGATCTGGAGAAACGCTATGCAATACGCCAGGCACTGACCGAGCGCGGCCTGAGCAACGGCTATGTGACGGTCGATAATTATGACTGGCACATTGATTATCTGGCGTCACAAGCCGCCAAGGCAGGCAAGACAATGGACATGGACGCGCTGCGCGATCTCTATGTTGAAACGATGGTCGATACCTCCAATTTTTATGACGATATCGCGGTGCGGACGACAGGTCGCTCCCCGGCTCACGTCCTGCTGCTGCACGAGACGGACATTGCCGCGCTGTTCATTGATGATCTGGTGCGCGGGCTAATCGCAGACGGCTGGACGATCATTACAATGGACGAAGCTTATGCCGATCCGATCGCGCAGATAGAACCCGATACATGGTTTCTAGGCAGCGGCAGGGTCGCGGCCATGGCGCATATTAAGGGCATCGCGCCCCGCGAACTTGTGTATGAGCGGACCGACGAAGATGTTTTGAACCGGCTTTTCGCCGAGCGGGTTTTGAAAGAAGAATGGAACGACAAGAAATGACTGATCAATTCTCCCTGACCGAAGACCAGCTTGCCATTCAGGATATGGCGCAGAAATTCACGGCCGATGCCATCACGCCCCATGCCGGTGAATGGGATGAAAAGCATATATTCCCGCGCGATGTGATCAAACAAAGTGCTGATCTGGGGTTCGGCGGGATTTATGTGTCGGAAGAATCTGGCGGGATCGGGCTTGGCCGGCTGGAAAGCGCGATCATCATGGAAGCGATGGCGTACGGATGCCCTTCTACCAGCGCCTTCATCTCGATCCATAACATGGCAGCATGGATGATTGATACCTTCGGTGCACAGGCGGTGAAGGATAAATATCTCCCTGATCTGATCAGCATGGAGAGAATCTCCAGCTATTGCCTGACCGAACCGGGGGCCGGTTCCGATGCTGCTTCGCTAAAGACCAAAGCGGTGCGGGATGGCGATCATTATGTCGTCAGCGGATCGAAAGCGTTTATATCTGGCGGCGGCGAGAACGAACTCTATGTCACGATGACACGGACATCGGATGACGGTGCGAATGGCGTGACCTGTCTGGTGATCGAAAAAGACATGGAGGGTGTCAGTTTCGGCGCGAATGAGAAGAAGCTCGGCTGGCATTCACAACCGACCGCGCAAGTGAATTTCGACAATGTTCGCGTACCAGTCGAAAACCGCGTTGGCGGCGAAGGCGAGGGCTTTCGTATCGCCATGGCGGGTCTCGACGGCGGGCGGCTGAATATCGGAGCCTGTTCGCTTGGCGGAGCGCAACGCTGTCTCGATGAAGCGGTGGCCTATACCAAAGAGCGCAAGCAATTTGGCAAAAGCATCAGCGACTTTCAGAATACACAGTTCATGTTGGCCGATATGGCAACCGATCTCGAATCCTCGCGCGCGCTGCTCTATATGGCTGCGGTAAAGGTGACCCATGGCGCGCCGGACAAGACCAAATTTGCCGCCATGGCCAAGCGTCTGGCGACGGATAATGGTTCAAAAATTGTCAACGATGCGTTGCAGCTTTTTGGCGGCTATGGCTATTTGCAGGACTATCCAATCGAGCGCTTCTGGCGTGATCTGCGTGTCCACTCGATCCTCGAAGGCACCAACCAAGTCATGCGGATGATTGTATCACGCGAAATGCTCAGGCAATGAGTGTGCGTCATCCCAGCGAAAGCTGGGATCTCCCTCGGAGGAGTCGCCAAGCTAGAGAGATTCCAGCTTTCGCTGGAATGACGAAATTATTAGAAAGATAAAATGACCGAAGATCTCATCATCAGGAAAACAGGCCGGGTTGGGCATATCAGCCTGAACCGCCCGAAAGTTATTCACTCGCTCAATCTCGCTATGTGCGAAGCTATGCGAGACACGCTGATCGCATGGCGCGATGACGATAGCGTGGAAGCTGTCCTGATTGATCATAGCGAAGGGCGCGGTTTCTGTGCCGGTGGCGATATCGCCATGTTGCAAGCGTCCGGCAAGAAGGATGGCAAAGAGGGGCGTGAGTTTTTCTACAAGGAATATCAACTCAACCATCTGCTGTTCGAATATCCCAAACCCGTGGTTGCCTTCATGGACGGCATCACCATGGGCGGCGGCGTTGGTATTTCGCAACCCGCGACTTATCGGGTTGCGACCGAAAATACCCGTTTTGCAATGCCGGAAACCGGCATCGGGCTATTTCCCGATGTCGGCGGAGGCTGGTATCTGTCGCGACTGGCCGGTCGGCTCGGCCAGTTTCTGGCGCTGACGGGTGCGCGTCTGGACGGAGCGGAGTGCAAGGAAGTGGGTCTCGCGACCCATTATGTCCCGGCGGA
Encoded proteins:
- a CDS encoding polysaccharide deacetylase family protein codes for the protein MMRFLFILIASFGLALQPAVAEKRIAISFDDIPRHAGGFFTSDERAIKLIAALAEAGVEQAGFFVTTGNLDKPDRKGGEERIRAYVAAGHVIANHTHTHPWLWKTDIADYVAEIDQAEKWLKGRDGYRPWFRFPYLDEGRRDLEKRYAIRQALTERGLSNGYVTVDNYDWHIDYLASQAAKAGKTMDMDALRDLYVETMVDTSNFYDDIAVRTTGRSPAHVLLLHETDIAALFIDDLVRGLIADGWTIITMDEAYADPIAQIEPDTWFLGSGRVAAMAHIKGIAPRELVYERTDEDVLNRLFAERVLKEEWNDKK
- a CDS encoding acyl-CoA dehydrogenase family protein, translating into MTDQFSLTEDQLAIQDMAQKFTADAITPHAGEWDEKHIFPRDVIKQSADLGFGGIYVSEESGGIGLGRLESAIIMEAMAYGCPSTSAFISIHNMAAWMIDTFGAQAVKDKYLPDLISMERISSYCLTEPGAGSDAASLKTKAVRDGDHYVVSGSKAFISGGGENELYVTMTRTSDDGANGVTCLVIEKDMEGVSFGANEKKLGWHSQPTAQVNFDNVRVPVENRVGGEGEGFRIAMAGLDGGRLNIGACSLGGAQRCLDEAVAYTKERKQFGKSISDFQNTQFMLADMATDLESSRALLYMAAVKVTHGAPDKTKFAAMAKRLATDNGSKIVNDALQLFGGYGYLQDYPIERFWRDLRVHSILEGTNQVMRMIVSREMLRQ
- a CDS encoding enoyl-CoA hydratase/isomerase family protein, whose protein sequence is MTEDLIIRKTGRVGHISLNRPKVIHSLNLAMCEAMRDTLIAWRDDDSVEAVLIDHSEGRGFCAGGDIAMLQASGKKDGKEGREFFYKEYQLNHLLFEYPKPVVAFMDGITMGGGVGISQPATYRVATENTRFAMPETGIGLFPDVGGGWYLSRLAGRLGQFLALTGARLDGAECKEVGLATHYVPAEQLEEAKQRISENPDRIDGILGQLSDIVPPARIADNLDKIDKFFASDVYEEVLAALDADGSDWALKERGTLGTKSPQTCKVALRQLKEGAAMATFADEMRNEYRIASRVLVRHDFIEGVRALIVDKDNDPKWDPATPEETSDELIDSIFAPLPAEEEWKPL